Proteins encoded by one window of Antechinus flavipes isolate AdamAnt ecotype Samford, QLD, Australia chromosome 4, AdamAnt_v2, whole genome shotgun sequence:
- the ABHD11 gene encoding protein ABHD11: MGHWVRSWSFGGSALKPSLPSRRPGFSATALGSSGPRPVPLSYKLLGSSDTHPPLVFLHGLFGSKTNFQSIAKTLGQQTGRKVLIVDARNHGESPHDADASYEAMSADLQALLPQLGLVPCVLIGHSMGGKTAMLLALQRPEMVERLILVDISPLPTTAVSDFPSYLAAMKNIRVPKELPLSQARKVADEQLRPVIENLSIRQFILTNLVKASDGHFTWRINIEALAQQMDKIMDFPVLQKSFFGPTLFLSGANSEFIQPSHHSEIKRLFPHSKILSVPGAGHWVHADQPHDFMSSVKRFLC, from the exons ATGGGGCATTGGGTCCGGTCCTGGAGCTTCGGGGGGTCGGCCCTGAAGCCCTCACTGCCTTCCCGGAGACCCGGCTTCTCTGCGACAGCTCTCGGGAGCAGCGGCCCCAG gccaGTGCCCCTCTCCTACAAGCTGCTGGGCTCCTCGGACACCCACCCGCCCCTGGTCTTCCTGCACGGGCTGTTTGGCAGCAAAACTAACTTCCAGTCCATCGCCAAGACCCTGGGGCAGCAAACGGGCCGGAAG GTGCTGATAGTGGATGCCCGGAACCACGGGGAGAGCCCGCACGACGCCGACGCCAGCTATGAGGCCATGAGCGCCGACCTGCAGGCCCTCCTCCCCCAGCTGGGCCTGGTTCCCTGTGTCCTCATCGGGCACAGCATGGGGGGCAAGACTGCCATGTTACTGGCACTGCAGAGG CCGGAGATGGTGGAACGATTGATCCTGGTGGACATCAGCCCGTTGCCGACCACGGCCGTCTCCGATTTCCCTTCCTACCTGGCAGCCATGAAGAACATACGAGTCCCCAAGGAGCTGCCCCTCTCTCAGGCCCGCAAAGTGGCCGACGAGCAGCTCAGGCCCGTCATCGAG AACCTCAGCATCCGGCAGTTCATCCTCACCAATCTCGTGAAAGCCAGCGATGGGCACTTCACATGGAGGATCAACATTGAAGCCCTGGCCCAGCAGATGGACAAGATCATGGACTTCCCCGTGCTCCAGAAAAGCTTCTTTGGCCCTACCCTTTTCCTCAGTGGCGCTAACTCTGAATTCATCCA GCCCAGCCACCACTCCGAGATCAAGCGTCTGTTCCCTCACTCCAAGATCCTCTCGGTCCCGGGGGCCGGCCACTGGGTCCACGCCGACCAGCCCCATGACTTCATGAGCAGTGTTAAACGCTTCCTGTGCTAG